A window of the Fuscovulum sp. genome harbors these coding sequences:
- a CDS encoding ABC transporter ATP-binding protein, with protein MGALTLSKVTKSFGKTDVIKGVDLHVEEGEFCVFVGPSGCGKSTLLRMIAGLEDVTTGSVTLDGRDITHEAPAKREIAMVFQTYALYPHLTVRDNMSLALKQAGESKAKIDQSTARAASMLALEPYLDRRPAELSGGQRQRVAIGRAIVRTPKLFLFDEPLSNLDAALRVATRIEIARLHRELGATMVYVTHDQVEAMTLADKIVVLRAGIVEQVGSPMELYNNPANTFVAGFIGSPQMNFLKSAALGLRGETTGIRPEHLALSRQSGRIAGRVSHVEKLGGETLVYAHTDPHGLLTVRLFGEHDYTVDEAVHLTPDETRAFHFDAAGQRLR; from the coding sequence GACCTGCATGTCGAAGAAGGCGAATTCTGCGTCTTTGTCGGCCCCTCCGGCTGTGGCAAATCCACCCTCCTGCGCATGATCGCGGGGCTGGAGGATGTAACCACAGGCTCTGTCACGCTGGACGGGCGCGACATCACCCACGAGGCCCCTGCAAAACGCGAAATCGCCATGGTCTTTCAGACCTACGCGCTCTACCCCCACCTTACCGTGCGCGACAACATGAGCCTTGCGCTGAAGCAGGCGGGTGAATCCAAGGCAAAGATCGACCAGTCCACCGCCCGCGCTGCATCCATGCTGGCGCTGGAACCCTATCTGGATCGGCGCCCTGCCGAACTGTCGGGCGGTCAGCGCCAGCGCGTCGCCATTGGCCGCGCCATCGTGCGCACGCCCAAGCTGTTCCTGTTCGACGAACCGCTGTCAAACCTTGATGCAGCCCTGCGCGTCGCCACCCGGATTGAGATCGCCCGCCTGCACCGCGAACTGGGCGCAACCATGGTCTATGTCACTCATGATCAGGTTGAGGCGATGACACTGGCCGACAAGATCGTCGTCCTGCGCGCAGGCATCGTGGAACAGGTCGGTTCTCCGATGGAGTTGTACAACAACCCCGCCAACACCTTCGTCGCGGGCTTTATCGGCAGCCCGCAGATGAATTTTCTGAAATCCGCCGCCCTTGGCCTGCGCGGCGAAACCACCGGCATCCGCCCCGAACATCTGGCCCTGTCGCGCCAGTCGGGCCGCATCGCCGGGCGGGTCAGCCATGTGGAAAAGCTGGGCGGTGAAACGCTGGTCTATGCCCATACCGATCCGCACGGCCTTCTTACGGTCCGGCTGTTTGGCGAACATGATTACACGGTGGATGAGGCTGTCCACCTGACCCCCGATGAAACCCGCGCCTTCCATTTCGATGCCGCCGGTCAACGCCTGCGCTGA